The following DNA comes from Microbacterium terregens.
TCGAGCGCCTTGATGCGCTGGCTGACCGCGGACGGGGTGAGGCGCAGGCGGCGGGCCGCGGCATCCAGCGTGCCTTCGTCGGCGACGGCGGCCACGGTTTCTGCCAGCTCGATCGGAATCCGCATGATTAGCGATGCTAACGCATCTGTACAATCATCAGCTGGACTTAGCCCGCGTGCGGCCCGTAGCGTCAGGAGCATGTTCTCTTCGGCGCTCGCCGGGCTCGGCCTGGGGTTCTCGCTGATCATCGCGATCGGCGCGCAGAACCTGTTCGTGCTGCGCCAGGGACTGCGTCGGGAGCACGTCGTCCTGGTCGCCGCGATCTGCGCGATCTCGGATGCCGTCCTCATCGCGCTGGGAGTCTCGGGCGTGGGTCTGGTCCTGACCGCGGTGCCGTGGCTGATCGATGTCGTGCGGTGGGCGGGCGCGGCCTTCCTGATCGCCTACGGTCTGCTCGCGGCGCGTCGCGCGTGGCGCCCTTCGGGCCGGGGTCTCGCTCCGACCGTTACGGGCGAGGATGCCGCCGATCGGTCCGCCCGCACCCAGGGGAGCGCGATCGCTGCGTCGCAGACGCCGCACGCGTCGGTGATCGTCGCCCGCACGGCGCCGCGCGCCCTGCCGGTAGCCCTCACGTGCCTGGCGCTCACCTGGCTGAACCCGCACGTGTATCTGGACACCGTGTTCCTGCTGGGCTCGATCGCCAGCACGCACGGGGACGCGCGCTGGCTGTTCGCGGCCGGAGCGATGACGGCGAGCGTTGTCTGGTTCTTCGCGCTGGCGTTCGGCGCCCGCTACCTCAGCCGGTGGCTCGGCACACCGCGGGCGTGGCGGATCCTGGACGCGGTGATCGCCGTGGTCATGGTCGGCATCGGTGTGAGTCTGATCCTCCCCCGCTGACCGGGGCCGGCGATCAGGTCAGCCGTCGATCTGGTCCCGACGCCGACGCACGAGGGCGAGCACGACCTCGTCGGGCAGCGGATGGTCGGGCTGGAAGCGGACGGTGCCCTTGTCCAGTCCCGAACCCTCCACTTCATCCACGTCCGCGGCGACCGCGGTCACGGCATCCGGACTGAACGGGTACACGCCGATGTGTCGGCGCGCCCGCATGACCGAGATGAGCGGTTTGCCGCGGTACACCAGCGCCGGCATCCCGTACCCCTTGCCCTGCTCGGCCTCCGGCACCTCTTCGCGGGCGAGCGTGTAGATGCGCTCGATCGCCTCGCGGTCGGCCGGGGCGAGTCCGCTCAGATAGTCGTCCACGGTTCCCATGACGGCATCCTTTCACCGCGCCCCTCGCCAGCACACCCCCGTGCGCGCCACGATGGGAGCATGAAGCGAGTGCACGTGACGGTCAGCGGCGACGTACAGGGCGTGGGCTATCGCTACACGATGCGGATGATCGCCGTCGAGGTCGGCGTCGCCGGGTGGGTGCGCAACCGCCGGGACGGCACGGTCGAAGCGGAGATCGAAGCCCCGCCCGCGCAGATCGACGAGGTGCTCGCCTGGATGGCGGCGGGCCCTCCGGGTGCGCGAGTGGACAGCGCCCGGGTGACGGATGCCGCTCCCACCGGCGAGCGCGGATTCCGGGTGCTCGACTGAGACCGTCCCCGCGGAGGGACCGCCCGGTCATCCCTGCGGCAGACCCAGTGCGTGCCGTCCCATCGCCACCAGCGTCGCCTCCGGGGTGAGCGGGTGGAAGGCCGCCGCGCGGATGTCGCGA
Coding sequences within:
- a CDS encoding acylphosphatase; this encodes MKRVHVTVSGDVQGVGYRYTMRMIAVEVGVAGWVRNRRDGTVEAEIEAPPAQIDEVLAWMAAGPPGARVDSARVTDAAPTGERGFRVLD
- a CDS encoding iron chaperone is translated as MGTVDDYLSGLAPADREAIERIYTLAREEVPEAEQGKGYGMPALVYRGKPLISVMRARRHIGVYPFSPDAVTAVAADVDEVEGSGLDKGTVRFQPDHPLPDEVVLALVRRRRDQIDG
- a CDS encoding LysE/ArgO family amino acid transporter; its protein translation is MFSSALAGLGLGFSLIIAIGAQNLFVLRQGLRREHVVLVAAICAISDAVLIALGVSGVGLVLTAVPWLIDVVRWAGAAFLIAYGLLAARRAWRPSGRGLAPTVTGEDAADRSARTQGSAIAASQTPHASVIVARTAPRALPVALTCLALTWLNPHVYLDTVFLLGSIASTHGDARWLFAAGAMTASVVWFFALAFGARYLSRWLGTPRAWRILDAVIAVVMVGIGVSLILPR